DNA from Podospora pseudopauciseta strain CBS 411.78 chromosome 5 map unlocalized CBS411.78m_5, whole genome shotgun sequence:
GCATGTATGCGTCTCGCCGGAGCAGTAGTTGGGCTGTCAGGACAGGGAGGCGGGATGAAGTGTTGCAGGCTACACCGCGAGCAAGAGGCCATTCACTGATGGTCCACTGATCGCTCGGGAAGCGCATGAGGGCAGCTAGCGTCATGGCGGGCGCAGCCCAGTCGAAGTCCTTGTGGTATGACGGGGTATACTGAAAtgcctcccccttccacgCATCGCCCGCCACAGGTCTTGCCCAGCCCCAGGTGAGGGCCAAGGAAGGTCCTGCACGATCCATCCACAGCTCATCGTCCTGCTCTTGCGCTGACAGATGATCCCAGAGGTTGGAGTACTTTTTGGGGAGGCAATCGACCCGTCGTGGGAGTTCTGAAACctggttttcttcttcttcttcttcttctactacttcttcttctacttcttctccttcttctgcgAACTCTGTCTCCAATGTCCTCATCGGTTCCGAGAACCTTTGCGGGAGTGGGGCATCTTGGCTGCTGCCAAACGTACTGAAGTGTATGCCATTGTTCGGTAAACAGATGGATGCTCTGGTAAACGATGCTTGGTTTAAATACTGTCGGGGGTGCCCGTGAAGGCGCTGAGCAGAGGGAGTTAGCAATAGCAGTTCATGTTATGTAGAAATATCATTTCGACAGTACCAGCAAGAGATGTCCTCTGTTCTTTGCACCACCCCTCAAGGCGATGATTCTCGCGCCAAGCATTGGTACAGGCAATGGCCGGTCATCGTGGCAGCTACGGCTCACTATTGTTCGTCGGGCACTGTCATGTGGTCGAGAAAGAGAAACGTCGAGAGGAGCTATTGTTGCTATCGATCTCCCACGTTGAGGTTCAAAAATTGAAGATTCAGAAGCTTGgacatccatccatccagtcGCCAAGCTCCACCTgcaccccaccaccaggacCAGTGGTATCTCTTGGCATCTCTCATCGCTCGCAGTCCCCACAGCTAATCCCTGTTCAAGCTTCGGTTTCGAAGCTCCAGCCTCGTCGCGACTTGCGCCTGCTTCCCAATTGCTCAGGGGCATCACGAGCAGGCAAGATGCCCGGACTTGTTAGGAAGAAACGAATCAGTGACGAACCAGATACACAAGATGCTCCCGCTACGACATCCACCTTACCAGGTGCTCCTTCACGAAGAGCAACTCGTCAATCCTCGACCGCCCCGCTACCGACACCAGAAGATCCCGAGCCACgacgccgtcgccgccgcgTTGAAAGCGAAGCGGAGGAAGAGCTACCCGTGACATTGCCACTTCGCAAATCCCGAGCACTTCAAGGGAAGGAGAATGTGCCTCTGACCACAGGGGAAAACTTACCAAAAGCCACGCGCTCCACACGGCATAGCGGCGGTCTTGAGGCTGGGGTTGCTGAAAACCTTACACCATCGGTGCCCTCTCAGCCTGCTCCAGCGTCACTACCTGTCCCCGCGGTCCCTCATCGCTCGTCTGTCGCCCCTCGTCCGGTTGGCAGACCACCAGGTCGACCCTCAAACCACGCACAGACAGTGCCTCCAAATCAATCCGTTACCGTGGGACGAAACAAGCCCATCACCATGGCTACGTCAGGCTCGCAACCGGGCCATCCGGCGTCGAAAACCGACTCTGTAACGGCGACGAAGACGTCCGATCGAAAGAGTGCCATCAAGAATACACAGACCGACCGAAACATAGACAAGGTCGTCCTTGGAGACCTCTGTTTCAAGACTTGGTACCCTTCCTACTTTGGCAAAGAAGTCCTGGACAATGGCCCCGGCATGCTCGACCGTCTCTATGTATGCGATTGTTGCTTCAAGTACTCCAAAGAGCTAGTCGCTTGGTGGCAGCACGTTCAACTCTGTCGGGCAAAGAACTTTATTCCAGGTTCAAAGATATACACCCACCCCAAAGGCCAGCGAACCGTTCTCAAGGCATGTGGTCCACCGCCCAAATCCGGCAGAGGTAGGAAGAGCAATGCCAGTCAAAAGATGGTAGAGGAGTTGGTTCAAGACCAAGGGGAGTGGAGCAtctgggaggttgatggcgaGGTCGATGTGGTAAGTTGTCTAGGGCTGGTATTCGTCATGACATAAAACTAATTATTCTGAACAGCTGTTCTGCCAGAATCTCTCTCTGTTTGCCAAACTCTTCTTGGACAATAAGTCTGTCTTTTTTGACGTCACCGGCTTCAAGTATTTTCTGCTCGTCTACACAACCCCGGCTGTTTCAGCACCGTCTTTGCCAACACCGCCAGAAcacccatcatcctcatccggCTCCGGCAACgctcctcgccaaccacgTAGCCAGGTGGTTGGGTTCTTCTCGAAAGAGAAGATGTCCtgggacaacaacaacctggcATGCATCCTCGTCTTTCCACCATGGCAGCGCAAAGGCCTTGGGTCATTGCTGATGGGCGTAAGCTACGAGATCTCCAAACGGGAAGGAGTGCTAGGTGGGCCTGAGAAGCCCATTAGCGAATTGGGAAAAAAGGGGTACAAGAGGTTTTGGGGCAATGAGATCGCGATGTGGCTTCTGAGTATCCCACCGACGAGCTCGGGTGCCATAGAGGATGGACAAGAAGTGGCGACAGTTGATGTTTACGACTGCAGCAAGGCCACTTGGATAGTTCCTGAGGAttgcttgatggtgttgagagACATGGGAGTTGTGGAGGATGCAGGGGTTGGGCCGGTGGTGAAGCATTCTGCGCTTGGTACACCCACGGAACTGGAAGGTTTGACCGGTGCGCCAGTGCCAGCTCCTGATGGTGTTGCCAACAATGAGAAAGAGGGCACGCCACAGCAGGAAGAGCCAGTGGCTCATCAGCAGCGGGTCATGATCCGGCACGAGGCAGTGATGGAGTgggtgaagaagaacaggatCAGCTTGAAAAAGCCATGTGATCCAAACGGTTTTTTGGAGGGCTATGccatgaagaaggagaaTGATTCTGCGGCGGCAGAGGAGTCGGGGTAGCATTGATATCCATCATCATTCAGGGAGCATTCGAATTTGGGTTGGGTCAGGAGTTATGGGAATATGATACCAACGGACGGATGAGTGGGATGGGCTTCATGGATTAGGTTAACATTAGGTTAACAGTACTGGGCTATTAACGAGCGATTCAGGGTTTACAGGACGTGGATGGCAAAAAAAACAATGGATCTTTTATGTACATACATTGGAGGCTTCAAGTCGCTGGCCAAAATTGATCAAGGTTCCCAAAACCAACTCGAGATATGACTGACGCTATCACAACAATAGGAAGCTCCGataagaagaaaaaaataaaaccaAAAGCAACGCTGTGGCAGATGTCGTGGACAAAGGGGGATAGTGAATGGGAAAGATGTGGGCTGTTGCGCTGTCTGAATATTGTCGATACTTTGCTGTTGGCCACTTAACCAATGACGAAATCTATTCTCCCTTGGATTCTTAGGGTTTTGGTAGGTGTCTGATGACTAGACTTTTTTTGCTGATGTATATATCACGATATGGTTATCCTGTCAAATCCGTGTTATGCCGATTTAGTACCCCTCTTGGCCGATAGAATTTGACCATACAGAGAATGTTTACCTTATTTCTCGTTTATCTATGAATCTAAATCAGGCCTGTCGAGTTCAAATCCAACACCCAGATAGCGTAGACTTCTCGTAAAGACGCACATCTAGTCTTGATCATCGATGGCTAGTACACATGTAAGACTGGTACGGTCCTCTCACATAACCAGCCCCAGCTTTCAACAGACAATCTCCCACTTCACCTCGCCCCAAACCGGAACAGTCCCCTCATATAGTAACCCACTCTTCCTTACCCtaccccccccaaaacccccccaaaacgccCATACTAaaccctcttcttcagcaacaacaaccacctacatcctccaccatcatcacaacagATCTCATTCTAAAACTAGCAAATTCTGTCCGGGAGCTATCTAGTCCAGGCATTCCCACACCGTtaccccatcaccacaccctcctccctctgggATATCTCCCCATCATATGTTCTTCTCTCTGGTCTCTTATCAGACCTCCGATGATGCTTGTGAGCAAGGCGCACGCAAGCGAGCGAGAGAATCAAAGTACTCTGAAATGGTCTGCGCTCGCTGTCATGGCTGCCAAGGGAGGTGTGAGGTCCTGAGATGGTGTGGTCAGCACAGCATCGGTATGGTCATGGTtccgagagagagaagaatgCAGCACGGTTGGAAGGTACttaggaaaggaaaggaaggaTACAGTACAAGAGATGTGGGCCAGAAGAGAGAAGATCACAGtatgatggaggaggagggaaccGAGGAAGGATAGAATCGTGCAGTTGTGCATTTGTCTAGAGGGCGGTAAAGCTAGCGTTGCGATGTAATCCGCTAGCGAGCGGAGGGAGCCAGTCAGGGACCTCTGGGAGGTCGGAATGTGTACCTTCCTTGTGGAGgagtggttgttgttgttgttggcgtgttggttggtgggagtGGCGGCGTAGGAGttgctggtgagggtgggAGAGCGAGTATCTTGCTGTTTCAAGATGTTTGGGAGGTAACTTGGACTGCAAAGCGGCATGATGGGTACTTAGGTAGGGTGTAAATGAGCTTTGTCTatggtgatgttgaagcCCAGATTTCTATATAACTTATCAGACAGCCCGAACTTACATTTTGTCGAGGATAAATACAGCAGTCACTTAGTCCAGATTTACGTTATACAGGACAGATACATCATCTAAACCACCACAGTGGAGTCCTGTCGTCCATTATCCAGTCCACATCCATCGACGGTCTACAACCCAAAAACCCCATCAATCTGACATCCGTACATCCAAAAGTCCAAGCCAGCCTCAACCTATGTCACTATCGACCCCTTGAACTATCTTctcccatcaacaacaacgacagccTCTAAACTCTTTCCAAATACAAACCAACTACATCAATAACCCAcctttcccctcctcgccctctaTCCCCTTTCTGCAAGAGACTCTTTTCCCATTCCTTACTCTCCTACACAGATACCTAGCTGATCTATATCAAACCTAAAGTCTCAAGCTCGAACCCATTGCTCATAATGTTACATAAGAGAATGGCAAACACCAGCCAGGAAGCTTTCAAGAGAGTGTCTCAAGCTGAGCTCCTTCAAGCTATGATTACCTGTCGTTCGAAATTACCTAGTGAAGATAATGTTGCCTGGAGGAACAGTTCTCGATCATGGGTTTGGACTGTCGTATTCAGAGGAGCATCAactcccatcatcattccTCATTCTCTTCAAAAGGGCAACTGCCCCCTGTCCAACATGACGTTGCCCCTGCTCAGGAGCTATGGCCACATCAAAGAGGTTCATCACGATTCACAGGCTTCAAACTCGCAGCTTCGAACTCACCATTTCGTCTGATTATAGACCATAAAGCTCAAGATCTCCATCCACAGCTTCAGTCCTCGATAAGTCTTTAATTACAAGACATCTCGGTCCTCGGTGAAGTACCAACCGCGACCTCTTCAGCCACCTCAGACATCCCGGTATCTCCCGgcctacaccaccaccaaatctCACAATGTGGCGCCGACAACAATGCGTCACTCTCAAATTACACCGGCCAGATATAAATACCCTCGTCACTCCCAGTCTCAACAATCACAGACTGCCTCTCATTATCACCACCAGTTTCGGCTCATGTGCAACACAATCATCATAAACATATTTAACCCGGCAGCGTTCCGGCCACCCGGGTAGCCCGATTCGGTATTTACCCAACCAATTCGGCAAAGCCTATCATGTTTCACCGCCGACTCACCTTTTTCCCTCCATTCCGTCATGCTGCCTTACCGAGCAGATCGTTGGAAGCTTTCAAGGTTCGATCCGGGTCAAAAGTTTTGTGGTTCGACCAACCAGCGAAGCTTCcgaccctcccccttttgccAACACTGCCGCGCTCATCCGTTACACAACATTTGCGGCAACAGCGGTGTTTGTCGGAGTCTGATCCCGTTGGGAAGATTCGAGAATTGACATTTTGGTGAGTTCCATTCAGAAATTGACAATCAGAGTCAAAACCAGTTCCTACCAGTTGAGCCCGATGGTTGAAAGCTTCCCAAGCTTCCTGGAGCTTCAAATGCCCCTCAGTTCGAAAAAAGAGGCATTTTTCACATCCTGTCGTCATGCCTGGCCCTggttctggtggtggagttAAAGTGGACGGCTACCGGCCCTCAACAAGTGAGGTTGCAGGAAATCGCCGCTAAGTGGGGGCCTCGTGGGGGCTTGCGATAGACCCTGGTCAGAAAACAGGAGCCGCGCCAACCTCAGACATCAAACCCCAAGCTGAAAATTTTCAGTGACACAAAAACCGAGAGCTTCGTTGGGTTCgaacaagaccaagcttgTGCTGCCTTGTCCAGGTCCAAGGACCCAGCTTCCCAAGAGGTTCGTCGATGGCTCCCGTGCTCCGTAGAAAGCTGCCGGATCCATGAATCATGCCCCCTCCGTCGCCGAGCTTGTTGCTTTGCTCGAGCTGTGCTcctggttgctggtgctggtgctgctgctgctgttcgtCCCTCCGTAAACCTCTTGTAGAATCCGGCTTTGCCCGGCGGAATTCCCTCTCGTCCCCTGGAAAAGTGGTGCAGCTGCTGGGCAAGTGCCGCACAGCAAAATTTTCCCTCTGGCTCTCCTCGCAGACCTGGGAATTCCAACTTCTGACCCACTTTCAGAGCTCTCGGTGGAGCGATTTCCCTCGAATTGACCACTCACGTCGCCCATCATCGATGCTCGAGCCCGTTGCCCGGACCAGCCCGAGGTTCCGCTTTCCCCAGCTGACCACTTGTTCTTCCTCGCActtttcccttccctcctctttttccctctcccactcaGCAGTCGAGCCTCACCTCCAAAGAGCATCTTCTCGATCCCCGTCTTTTGCATCACCTCTGCATacccccttctcatcagACACAATGGCCTCCACCCGTGTTCTCGCCTCGAGACTGGCCTCTCAGATGGCCACCAAGGTCGCCCGCCCTGCCGTCCGCGTCCCTGCCCGCGCTTTCACTGGTGAGTAGAGTCGAACAAAATCTCAAAACCTCATGCcacacaaaaaaaacaaaaaagagaCGAGCGAATTATTCAAGAAGTCGCCCATCgtcccaaaaacaaaaccaccATGAAACCATCCGAGAGAGTGTTCGTTCGTTCGGTCTGAcaatctttttttcttcgtgTGTGCAGCCGGTACCAAGGCCACCCCCCTCCAGGCCGTCAAGCGCCAGCAGAtgtcctccatcatcactgCCACCCGCCAGATCACCCAGAAGCGTGCCTACTCTTCTGAGATCGCCCAGGCCATGGTCGAGGTCTCCAAGAACTTGGGTATGGGTACTGCCGCCATTGGTCTCACCGGTGCTGGTATCGGTATCGGTCTCGTCTTCGCTGCCCTCCTCAACGGTGTTGCCCGCAACCCCGCCCTCCGTGGCCAGCTCTTCTCCTATGCCATTCTCGGTTTCGCTTTCGTCGAGGCCATTGGTCTTTTCGACCTGATGGTTGCCCTCATGGCCAAGTTCGTAAGTGTTTTGCTTCGGAGGTCCGGCAGAGTCAACGACCCCGCCTTGCTAACAAAATGCCTCAGACCTAAGCggttcaccaccaccgagcgGGATAGGCGACGATGCCTCACTGGGAGCGATCGTCTGTACATATCGACAAGACGGGAGCGAGAGTGGGGGGAAGCGGCGTGTACGAGAGAGGGTAATAGTGTTTTGCGACATCTCCAAATCGCATTCGCTATTAGACATGGGCGGGGTGTGCATGGAATAATGGCATAGAATCGCACCATAGACGGGGCCCATATTAGACCTAGATCGGGGAAGACTTTCGAGGACGATCTGACCGTCGATGTCGGCTTTTGCCGGCACCTGTAAAATACTCAACCGCGATTCTCCCAGTTCTCTGGGGACACCACAAAAATATTTCATTTTGTCTCTGCCGTTTCAGCATCACCACTTCTTTTCCAGCGAGAGAATACACTTGTCAGACTTGTTGAGAGTGACTCGTGGCTCTGTCTGTGCTGTGTTTGCGAATGCCATCAGTTTTGATATCTCTCAGCACTTGATGAGATGATATGATATTGATAATCCCTCGTGTCTTGGCCAGCGGGTAAACAGGGGCTGAAGGCGGGGTATGTTCAATTGCCCAACACGAACAACATGCATTGTGCACTCACAATTCCAGCACACCAAAGGGAACATGAAACGGGGGAGCCACGTAGAAAACATATCAATTGACCTGGCCATTGGGCAGTGCTCTCCCTTGCCAGCCCTCACTCGAGGTGAATGAGAAGAGTGTGACCGATGGGGAGTCCCGGTACCCTGATGCATACACTGGGGGTAGGTGAGCACCGGgagcaccatcatcacgaACCGTCTCGCCGACGACGGGCACGGGATAAGGATCACGGGCAGCGAACGGGCTACGGGGTACGGAGCTTGCGGCCGGACATACGGAGGGCGGCACCTAGTTTCTAGCGTTAGATCTTTGTTTTTGGAAAGCAAGGCACGGGGAcgacgggggaggggggggaagagtaGATGGACTCCActgtcaacaacaagccgGAATGTCTCCACCAGATAATGGGGCCGCTCCTTGTGTGTTGTGTGCTTAGCGTGCTCGGTGCTGTTGCAGTGCTAGCTGATAGCGGGACCCATCTTTTACATATATGCCGTGtaagtggtgatggttgatgttgatgatatCGTGACGCTTTCCTTTTGGCAGAAATGAgagaaagaggaagagaaaagggGACAGACGAgtgaggagaagagaagggaaATGGGAAAAAGGGAAGGGGTCAGTCGCCTCGACGTTCATTGGTGGCATGGGATGGGACACTCatgaggggaaaggggacaCGGCCGTGCTTGCTTCCTTGCTGCCACCACagaaagaaggaggaagcgGACGGGAAGTCCATCGTTGTTGTATGGCCACGTCTATGTAACATGCACCTgccttctttccctttcgGCCAGAACActgcatcatcatcttgcATCTCATTCGTCTCCCTTGCTTCATCTCTCTCACCGAGAAAAGTATTCTTCCAGCAAAAGATATACAGATCAATACATCTGGTCCAGAGAGCGCtgaaaaggaaaggaaagaaaaggaaaggaCGGCATCCAGCGTATGCATCTCGTGTTACACAAGCTGGGTTCCCCGCTTTTGAACCATATGTTCCccaggttttttttttttttcggccAGATGtgtgatggcggtggcggctgGGGAAGGTGAGACGGGATCGTCGAGAGCATGTTTCTGGGGAAGCAAGGGAGAAAATACAATAGATTGTATCTGTGATGTGCTCGAATGATGAGGACAACGACCCTCCCAGATGGTTTTGACGTGAAGCATCAATGTTGAACTGTTGGATACCCTTGTGTCGAGTCAGTGGAAGACAGGGGCGTGGCAACTAATCTCCTGCTGCAGCTCGAACGGATGAATCGGGCGAGAATGGTAGGCTGCATAACAATGAACGACGCGTCCGAGAACATGGCACACAATGCATTCGAAAAGCCCAAGTGCTCATAACGGTCGTTCCTGTAATTCTATCGTGTCTATCGCTATTGCTTGCTCCCCTTTTCCATGCTTACCGAAACCCAAACACCTATGCTTACGCCCACTCAATTCCTGACCAACAAGCTGCGGCCAGTCATCTCCTCGGGAATTGGCAGGCCCATGGCGGCAAGCACAGTAGGGGCAACATCGCCGAggacaccctcctccttcttcagaCTCCAGCCCTCGGGG
Protein-coding regions in this window:
- the SAS2 gene encoding SAS complex subunit (EggNog:ENOG503NUB3; COG:B) — protein: MPGLVRKKRISDEPDTQDAPATTSTLPGAPSRRATRQSSTAPLPTPEDPEPRRRRRRVESEAEEELPVTLPLRKSRALQGKENVPLTTGENLPKATRSTRHSGGLEAGVAENLTPSVPSQPAPASLPVPAVPHRSSVAPRPVGRPPGRPSNHAQTVPPNQSVTVGRNKPITMATSGSQPGHPASKTDSVTATKTSDRKSAIKNTQTDRNIDKVVLGDLCFKTWYPSYFGKEVLDNGPGMLDRLYVCDCCFKYSKELVAWWQHVQLCRAKNFIPGSKIYTHPKGQRTVLKACGPPPKSGRGRKSNASQKMVEELVQDQGEWSIWEVDGEVDVLFCQNLSLFAKLFLDNKSVFFDVTGFKYFLLVYTTPAVSAPSLPTPPEHPSSSSGSGNAPRQPRSQVVGFFSKEKMSWDNNNLACILVFPPWQRKGLGSLLMGVSYEISKREGVLGGPEKPISELGKKGYKRFWGNEIAMWLLSIPPTSSGAIEDGQEVATVDVYDCSKATWIVPEDCLMVLRDMGVVEDAGVGPVVKHSALGTPTELEGLTGAPVPAPDGVANNEKEGTPQQEEPVAHQQRVMIRHEAVMEWVKKNRISLKKPCDPNGFLEGYAMKKENDSAAAEESG
- a CDS encoding uncharacterized protein (EggNog:ENOG503P4GV; COG:P), yielding MPPPSPSLLLCSSCAPGCWCWCCCCCSSLRKPLVESGFARRNSLSSPGKVVQLLGKCRTAKFSLWLSSQTWEFQLLTHFQSSRWSDFPRIDHSRRPSSMLEPVARTSPRFRFPQLTTCSSSHFSLPSSFSLSHSAVEPHLQRASSRSPSFASPLHTPFSSDTMASTRVLASRLASQMATKVARPAVRVPARAFTAGTKATPLQAVKRQQMSSIITATRQITQKRAYSSEIAQAMVEVSKNLGMGTAAIGLTGAGIGIGLVFAALLNGVARNPALRGQLFSYAILGFAFVEAIGLFDLMVALMAKFT